From one Catellatospora sp. IY07-71 genomic stretch:
- a CDS encoding M48 family metalloprotease, translating into MTVVDPAPPRADSAVVSGTTLRFLSLVAAIIGTGSYAFSVLYMRLPGNAVSGRLTYARCGELLRRSGLGLSLDPDAIAASERDRVEASRCLAPFEQGEAWWILAGLALLLAVALGLYLAAPWWTRRRAGLVPVTAGDFPRLHAGLLDLTAEMGLRRPPRFVLDPAAHTPGGLAFGRTGRYWVRINAGLAPLRITDPATFRAVVLHELAHLRNRDVDIAYAATALWRAFVVVALLPMTVVILYPRILTDPARAPWTAPDYLEYTLNTGLRTALFVLIVYLVRNSVLRARELHADARAAQHGAADGLRRVMAAAAKDTRVWWRRRFGVHPAAAARLHAVDHPLATLRPGFGELFGAGLTTMIAIGPLSLLAAFGLPHDGTPTGRYLAWLAAPVVVGVLAAAAWRAELLSAYGTRASVLPGALGFSLGCLLGDLASSLETVGTWGVFGSDFAAGRMPLAGSVEVPGISLTAGLVGAVALTAGIVIQAALSAAAARAWLPVLRGAHSRWAWLAGVAATVTLFAVWFGIWLELRPAPYLIGRFYHLTAADFTTLGEQLWEGPGFSLFSTVYPPLQLFSDRPLAVPAVVVAFLFPFTALLRRPAAPGRVPASATDDPPRGLPADRPDLPRAAQTRAAVLTGLAGAGLFTVLTLVLRAVLHQVAYGSPGLVLYHSYAQLALAVTIQAAVGGVVAARHRRGLLLGQVAALTCAATVIIGEQAASILGRCTPLLRLRETTCSARIDLSYASFLLDRIVIQGALAALAVGVLVVLLRRAAALVPAARPRRPWIRSTVLTATVTALVVVGVAAGSTLSAMTDTPAAAVPAPTRSAAAAVRVLTQAEAEQVADAGATVLPPHWRTEPESTSSDTSVLDDPERCTALVEETYLTDLDKRQPIVARGRWTDGDKITTSSIYVTVRSFAQPVPAESLTAAENARASCPRFTQTTGEGTPLHYTVHAARAPALGDQAWRTDLTMTAEISGISFEGTLIIMLIRVGHTLIQVTFSAFSEPVDEKLLLDVLTRTVGSLP; encoded by the coding sequence GTGACCGTGGTCGACCCCGCGCCGCCCCGCGCTGACTCCGCCGTGGTCTCCGGCACCACCCTGCGTTTCCTGTCGCTGGTCGCGGCCATCATCGGCACCGGCAGCTACGCCTTCAGCGTGCTGTACATGCGGCTGCCCGGCAACGCCGTGTCGGGCAGGTTGACCTACGCCCGCTGCGGTGAACTGCTGCGGCGCAGCGGTCTCGGCCTGTCCCTCGATCCCGACGCGATCGCGGCGTCAGAACGCGACCGGGTTGAGGCCAGTCGCTGCCTGGCCCCGTTCGAGCAGGGCGAGGCGTGGTGGATCCTGGCCGGGCTGGCGCTGCTGCTGGCCGTGGCGCTCGGTCTCTACCTGGCCGCACCGTGGTGGACCCGGCGGCGGGCCGGGCTGGTGCCCGTCACCGCCGGAGACTTCCCCCGCCTGCACGCGGGCCTGCTCGACCTCACCGCGGAGATGGGACTGCGCAGACCGCCCCGGTTCGTGCTCGATCCGGCGGCGCACACACCGGGCGGGCTCGCCTTCGGCCGGACCGGCCGGTACTGGGTCCGGATCAATGCCGGCCTGGCGCCCCTACGGATCACCGACCCGGCGACGTTCCGCGCCGTGGTCCTGCACGAACTGGCCCATCTGCGTAACCGCGACGTCGACATCGCCTACGCCGCGACGGCCCTGTGGCGGGCGTTCGTCGTGGTCGCGCTCCTGCCGATGACGGTCGTGATCCTGTATCCGCGCATCCTCACCGATCCGGCGAGGGCGCCGTGGACGGCTCCGGACTACCTGGAGTACACCCTCAACACAGGGCTGCGCACGGCGCTGTTCGTGCTGATCGTCTACCTGGTGCGCAACTCGGTGCTGCGCGCTCGCGAGCTCCACGCCGACGCGCGCGCCGCCCAGCACGGAGCCGCCGACGGGCTGCGCCGGGTGATGGCGGCCGCGGCGAAGGACACGCGGGTGTGGTGGCGCCGCCGGTTCGGCGTACACCCCGCCGCAGCGGCCAGGCTGCACGCCGTCGACCATCCGCTGGCGACGCTGCGTCCCGGCTTCGGGGAGCTGTTCGGCGCCGGCCTGACCACCATGATCGCCATCGGCCCGCTGAGTCTCCTGGCCGCCTTCGGGCTCCCCCACGACGGCACCCCCACCGGCCGGTACCTGGCCTGGCTCGCGGCACCGGTCGTCGTGGGCGTGCTGGCCGCGGCGGCGTGGCGCGCCGAGCTGCTGTCGGCGTACGGGACACGCGCGTCGGTGCTGCCGGGTGCGCTGGGCTTCAGCCTCGGCTGCCTGCTCGGCGACCTCGCGTCGAGCCTCGAGACGGTCGGCACGTGGGGCGTCTTCGGCAGCGACTTCGCTGCGGGCAGGATGCCGCTGGCCGGCAGCGTCGAGGTCCCCGGGATCAGCCTCACCGCCGGGCTGGTCGGCGCGGTGGCGCTCACCGCCGGGATCGTCATCCAGGCGGCCCTCAGCGCCGCCGCGGCACGCGCCTGGCTGCCCGTGCTGCGCGGGGCGCACAGCCGGTGGGCCTGGCTGGCCGGCGTCGCGGCCACGGTGACCTTGTTCGCCGTATGGTTCGGCATCTGGCTCGAACTGCGCCCAGCGCCGTACCTGATCGGCCGGTTCTACCACCTCACCGCCGCCGACTTCACGACCCTCGGCGAGCAACTGTGGGAGGGGCCCGGCTTCAGCCTGTTCTCCACCGTGTACCCACCGCTGCAGCTGTTCTCCGATCGCCCGCTGGCCGTACCGGCGGTCGTGGTGGCCTTCCTCTTCCCGTTCACCGCGCTGCTGCGCCGTCCCGCAGCGCCCGGCCGCGTTCCGGCGAGCGCGACCGACGATCCCCCGCGCGGCCTTCCCGCCGACCGGCCGGACCTGCCCCGCGCCGCGCAGACGCGGGCCGCGGTGCTGACCGGGCTCGCCGGGGCGGGGCTGTTCACGGTCCTGACGCTCGTCCTGCGCGCGGTGCTGCACCAGGTCGCCTACGGATCGCCCGGTCTCGTCTTGTACCACTCGTACGCCCAGCTCGCGCTGGCCGTCACGATCCAGGCGGCCGTGGGCGGGGTGGTCGCGGCACGACACCGGCGCGGCCTGCTGCTCGGCCAGGTCGCGGCCCTCACCTGCGCCGCCACCGTGATCATCGGGGAGCAGGCGGCCTCGATCCTGGGCCGGTGCACGCCGCTGCTGCGGCTGCGCGAGACGACCTGCAGCGCCCGGATCGACCTGTCCTACGCAAGCTTCCTGCTGGACAGGATCGTGATCCAGGGCGCGCTGGCCGCGCTCGCCGTCGGCGTGCTGGTGGTCCTGCTCAGGCGGGCGGCCGCGCTCGTACCCGCCGCCCGCCCGCGTCGGCCGTGGATCCGCTCCACGGTCCTCACCGCCACGGTCACGGCGCTGGTGGTCGTCGGCGTCGCAGCGGGCAGCACCCTGTCGGCGATGACCGACACCCCCGCGGCCGCCGTTCCGGCCCCCACCCGGTCCGCCGCCGCCGCGGTTCGCGTGCTCACCCAGGCCGAGGCTGAGCAGGTCGCCGACGCCGGAGCCACCGTGCTGCCCCCGCACTGGCGCACGGAGCCGGAGTCGACGAGCAGCGACACCTCGGTCCTCGACGACCCCGAACGCTGCACGGCGCTGGTCGAGGAGACCTACCTGACCGACCTCGACAAGCGACAGCCGATCGTCGCCCGAGGCCGGTGGACCGACGGTGACAAGATCACCACCTCGTCGATCTACGTCACGGTCCGCTCGTTCGCGCAGCCTGTGCCTGCCGAATCACTGACCGCGGCCGAGAACGCACGGGCGTCCTGTCCCCGGTTCACGCAGACGACCGGCGAGGGCACGCCGCTGCACTACACCGTCCACGCGGCCCGCGCACCCGCGCTCGGCGACCAGGCCTGGCGGACGGATCTGACGATGACCGCCGAAATCTCGGGCATCTCGTTCGAGGGCACGCTGATCATCATGTTGATCCGGGTCGGGCACACCCTCATCCAGGTCACCTTCAGCGCGTTCAGCGAGCCCGTCGACGAGAAGCTGCTGCTCGACGTGCTCACCAGGACGGTGGGGTCCCTGCCCTGA
- the thpR gene encoding RNA 2',3'-cyclic phosphodiesterase: protein MTQRLFIAIYPPAAAVADLAAVASQLPFCRPHAEGLSLRPVPPEQWHVTVAFLGTIDGAQTAAAQAAMRTAAAGTVRAPRLRLTGGGRFDNGRAGAAWTGLDGDVAVLHDLTTRLRGALAGAGVPFDDRPYQPHLTLARPGDRLDADQWREVLDRLDAYAGPAWPAAALSLMRSDHPISNHYTEIFAAPLPRG from the coding sequence GTGACGCAGCGCCTGTTCATCGCGATCTACCCGCCTGCGGCGGCGGTCGCCGACCTGGCCGCCGTAGCCTCGCAGCTGCCGTTCTGCCGTCCCCACGCCGAGGGCCTGTCCCTGCGGCCCGTGCCGCCCGAGCAGTGGCACGTCACCGTGGCCTTCCTCGGCACCATCGACGGCGCGCAGACCGCCGCCGCGCAGGCCGCCATGCGCACCGCCGCGGCGGGCACGGTGCGAGCGCCCCGGCTGCGGCTGACCGGCGGCGGCCGGTTCGACAACGGCCGCGCCGGCGCCGCCTGGACCGGCCTCGACGGTGACGTGGCCGTGCTGCACGACCTCACGACGCGGCTGCGCGGCGCGCTGGCCGGGGCGGGGGTGCCGTTCGACGACCGTCCGTACCAGCCGCATCTGACGCTGGCCCGGCCCGGCGACCGGCTCGACGCGGACCAGTGGCGCGAGGTGCTGGACCGGCTCGACGCGTACGCGGGACCGGCCTGGCCGGCCGCCGCGCTGTCACTCATGCGCAGCGACCATCCGATCAGCAACCACTACACGGAGATCTTCGCCGCTCCGCTCCCCCGCGGCTGA
- a CDS encoding methyltransferase domain-containing protein translates to MAEDAPLPFPDASFDLVVSRHPTVTDWPEIARVLTPGGTFLSQQIGAGTNIELTRFFQGPQEIPEHWLTGYRVARAEAAALEVRDVREATLRVVFHDVAAVIVFLRKVIWTVDDFSVERYRERLADLHRQIQRDGSFVSHSQRFLIEARRPLTTPTA, encoded by the coding sequence GTGGCCGAGGACGCGCCGCTGCCGTTCCCGGACGCGTCGTTCGACCTGGTCGTGAGCCGCCACCCGACCGTCACGGACTGGCCCGAGATCGCCCGGGTGCTGACGCCCGGCGGGACGTTCCTGTCCCAGCAGATCGGGGCGGGCACGAACATCGAGCTGACCCGCTTCTTCCAGGGACCGCAGGAGATTCCCGAGCACTGGCTGACCGGCTACCGGGTCGCGCGGGCCGAGGCCGCGGCGCTGGAGGTGCGCGACGTCCGGGAGGCGACGCTGCGGGTGGTGTTCCACGACGTCGCGGCGGTCATCGTGTTCCTGCGCAAGGTGATCTGGACCGTCGACGACTTCAGCGTCGAGCGCTACCGCGAGCGGCTGGCCGACCTGCACCGGCAGATCCAGCGGGACGGCTCGTTCGTGTCGCACTCCCAGCGCTTCCTCATCGAGGCGCGCAGGCCCCTCACGACTCCGACGGCTTGA
- a CDS encoding S24 family peptidase, protein MGALDAVAARVAAGATVVFRPTGNSMVPLIRSRDRVTVAPVDPAAVQPGDIVLARVAGTVYLHLVSAVDLPNGRVQISNNRGRVNGWTSHARVYGICTRVEDADRPRTEGKVKPSES, encoded by the coding sequence ATGGGAGCGCTGGATGCGGTGGCGGCTCGGGTCGCGGCCGGGGCGACGGTGGTGTTCCGCCCGACGGGCAACTCGATGGTGCCGCTGATCCGCAGCCGCGACCGGGTCACCGTCGCACCCGTCGACCCGGCCGCGGTGCAGCCCGGCGACATCGTGCTGGCCCGGGTGGCGGGCACGGTCTACCTGCACCTGGTGTCGGCCGTCGACCTGCCGAACGGCCGGGTGCAGATCAGCAACAACCGCGGCCGGGTGAACGGCTGGACCAGCCACGCCAGGGTGTACGGCATCTGCACCCGCGTCGAGGACGCCGACCGGCCGCGTACCGAGGGAAAGGTCAAGCCGTCGGAGTCGTGA
- a CDS encoding ABC transporter permease, with the protein MLGRSIRHVTRSMDTIITVTIMPIAFMLLFRFVFGGAIQAGTDNYTNYLMPGILLIAISSGISYTGFRLFNDMQSGIFERFHSMPIARSAVLWGHVLTSVVSNAISVVVIILIGLLMGFRTSAGVLDWLAVAGILVLFTLSLTWVAMIAGLAASSTDGATAFSYPLIFLPFISSAFVPTATMPAAVRAFAENQPVTSIVNALRALFDQQPVGTDIWVALGWCAGILVIAYAFAMRVYRRKIA; encoded by the coding sequence ATGCTCGGCCGTTCCATCCGGCACGTCACCCGCAGCATGGACACCATCATCACCGTCACGATCATGCCGATCGCGTTCATGCTGCTGTTCCGGTTCGTCTTCGGCGGCGCGATCCAGGCCGGCACCGACAACTACACCAACTACCTGATGCCCGGCATCCTGCTGATCGCGATCTCCAGCGGCATCTCCTACACCGGGTTCCGGCTGTTCAACGACATGCAGAGCGGCATCTTCGAGCGGTTCCACTCGATGCCGATCGCCCGCTCGGCGGTCCTGTGGGGACACGTGCTGACCTCGGTGGTGTCCAACGCCATCTCCGTCGTCGTGATCATCCTGATCGGGCTGCTGATGGGCTTCCGGACCTCGGCCGGGGTGCTGGACTGGCTCGCCGTGGCCGGGATCCTGGTCCTGTTCACGCTGTCGCTGACCTGGGTCGCGATGATCGCCGGCCTGGCGGCGTCGTCGACCGACGGGGCCACCGCGTTCTCATACCCGCTGATCTTCCTCCCGTTCATCAGCTCGGCGTTCGTGCCCACCGCGACCATGCCCGCCGCGGTGCGGGCCTTCGCGGAGAACCAGCCGGTGACGTCGATCGTGAACGCGCTGCGGGCGCTGTTCGACCAGCAGCCGGTCGGCACCGACATCTGGGTCGCGCTCGGCTGGTGCGCCGGGATCCTCGTGATCGCCTACGCGTTCGCGATGCGGGTCTACCGCCGCAAGATCGCCTGA
- a CDS encoding ABC transporter ATP-binding protein, whose product MDTPPPAIHVSGLRKSYGKLEVLKGVDFTVAAGSIFALLGSNGAGKTTVVRILSTLLKPDAGTAAVAGFDAVAQPERVRESISLTGQFAAVDQILTGRENLVMVARLRQVGDPGQVADGLLARFGLTEAGGRRVATYSGGMRRRLDIAMSLIGDPKVIFLDEPTTGLDPEARIEVWKEIQGLADSGTTVLLTTQYLEEAEKLADRIAILHQGTIIVSGTLAELRGLLPAAKAELVERQPTLEEIFLAVVGNKEQS is encoded by the coding sequence ATGGACACCCCACCCCCCGCGATCCACGTCAGTGGGCTGCGCAAGTCATACGGAAAGCTCGAAGTCCTCAAGGGCGTGGACTTCACCGTCGCGGCCGGCAGCATCTTCGCGCTGCTGGGCTCGAACGGCGCCGGCAAGACCACGGTCGTGCGGATCCTGTCGACGCTGCTGAAGCCGGACGCCGGCACGGCGGCTGTCGCCGGGTTCGACGCGGTGGCCCAGCCGGAGCGGGTCCGCGAGTCGATCAGCCTCACCGGCCAGTTCGCCGCGGTCGACCAGATCCTCACCGGCCGGGAGAACCTCGTCATGGTCGCCCGGCTGCGCCAGGTCGGCGACCCCGGCCAGGTCGCCGACGGCCTGCTGGCCCGGTTCGGCCTCACCGAGGCGGGAGGCCGCCGGGTGGCGACCTACTCGGGCGGCATGCGCCGCCGGCTCGACATCGCGATGAGCCTCATCGGCGACCCGAAGGTCATCTTCCTCGACGAGCCGACCACCGGCCTGGACCCCGAGGCGCGCATCGAGGTCTGGAAGGAGATCCAGGGCCTGGCCGACAGCGGCACCACGGTCCTGCTGACCACGCAGTACCTGGAGGAGGCCGAGAAGCTGGCCGACCGGATCGCGATCCTGCACCAGGGCACCATCATCGTCTCCGGCACCCTGGCCGAGCTGCGCGGGCTGCTGCCCGCCGCGAAGGCCGAACTCGTCGAGCGCCAGCCCACCCTGGAAGAGATCTTCCTGGCCGTCGTCGGAAACAAGGAGCAGTCGTGA
- a CDS encoding pentapeptide repeat-containing protein, which translates to MTDRLNQYLDGVFAPYEGTRSVTELKADLLADLQERYRELRAEGKDEATAFELTVDSIGDIEETVQEVTNLSRTLERQVVTRFDASALEGSDFAGVSARSGRFGSSALRGSDFSNADLTGSRFKSSDMKDTDFDGANLTDAVLTTAELRGSTFRRARLVRTDFSMSGLHEVRFEDVALTDVAFRQTDLRRTVFARCTFTGVDFSQSDLRGLTFDGETFTGVKFDQAGLEGVSLRGAILRDCSFRGGWSKKYYKALRTVNFDGARLDKLTFAALKGLGFTPDNVIVE; encoded by the coding sequence ATGACCGACCGGCTCAACCAGTACCTCGACGGCGTCTTCGCACCCTACGAGGGCACCCGGAGCGTCACCGAGCTGAAGGCCGACCTCCTGGCCGACCTGCAGGAGCGATACCGCGAGCTGCGCGCCGAGGGCAAGGACGAGGCGACCGCGTTCGAGCTGACCGTCGACAGCATCGGCGACATCGAGGAGACCGTGCAGGAGGTCACCAACCTCTCCCGGACCCTGGAGCGCCAGGTGGTGACCCGCTTCGACGCCAGCGCCCTGGAGGGCAGCGACTTCGCCGGCGTCTCGGCGCGGTCCGGCCGGTTCGGGTCCAGCGCGCTGCGCGGCTCCGACTTCTCCAACGCCGACCTGACCGGCAGCAGGTTCAAGAGCAGCGACATGAAGGACACCGACTTCGACGGCGCGAACCTGACCGACGCCGTCCTGACCACGGCCGAGCTGAGGGGCTCGACCTTCCGCAGGGCGCGGCTGGTGCGCACCGACTTCAGCATGTCGGGGCTGCACGAGGTCCGGTTCGAGGACGTCGCGCTCACCGACGTCGCGTTCCGCCAGACCGACCTGCGGCGCACCGTCTTCGCCCGCTGCACCTTCACCGGCGTCGACTTCAGTCAGTCCGACCTGCGCGGCCTCACCTTCGACGGGGAGACCTTCACCGGCGTGAAGTTCGACCAGGCGGGGCTCGAGGGGGTCTCGCTGCGCGGCGCGATCCTGCGCGACTGCTCCTTCCGCGGCGGCTGGAGCAAGAAGTACTACAAGGCCCTGCGCACGGTGAACTTCGACGGCGCGCGTCTGGACAAGCTCACCTTCGCGGCCCTCAAGGGCCTCGGGTTCACCCCTGACAACGTGATCGTCGAGTAA
- a CDS encoding PadR family transcriptional regulator, with protein MSTSKITSDLLRGNTDTMILRLLMEADRYGYEIVKLIAERSQGEYELKEATMYSSVRRLEADGDITWYWGDESQGGRRKYFKITEKGRATYAHNKTTWEYAKRVLDTLL; from the coding sequence ATGAGTACGAGCAAAATCACGTCCGACCTGCTGCGCGGCAACACGGACACGATGATCTTGCGGTTGCTGATGGAGGCGGACCGCTACGGCTACGAGATCGTCAAGCTGATCGCCGAACGCTCGCAGGGCGAATACGAACTGAAGGAAGCCACGATGTACTCCAGCGTCCGCCGCCTGGAGGCCGACGGCGACATCACGTGGTACTGGGGCGACGAGTCCCAGGGCGGCCGCCGCAAGTACTTCAAGATCACCGAAAAGGGCCGCGCCACCTACGCGCACAACAAGACCACGTGGGAGTACGCCAAGCGTGTGCTCGACACGCTGCTGTGA
- a CDS encoding DUF2089 domain-containing protein has translation MDWHELTNLTHGQPFVVERVRLAGSGVAIEGRFEPPQLAQLSVDDQVFVAAFVRSHGSIKEMERIFGVSYPTIKSRLNRIAEQLDFVDTDPPPRGADVLERLRLGEISVEDALAELERSR, from the coding sequence GTGGACTGGCATGAGCTGACCAACCTGACGCACGGGCAGCCGTTCGTGGTCGAGCGGGTGCGTCTGGCCGGCAGCGGTGTGGCGATCGAGGGTCGGTTCGAGCCGCCGCAGCTGGCTCAGCTCAGCGTGGACGACCAGGTGTTCGTCGCGGCGTTCGTGCGGTCGCACGGTTCGATCAAGGAGATGGAGCGGATCTTCGGGGTGAGCTACCCGACGATCAAGTCCCGGCTGAACCGGATCGCCGAGCAGCTCGACTTCGTCGACACGGACCCGCCGCCGCGCGGCGCGGACGTGCTCGAGCGCCTGCGGCTGGGGGAGATCAGCGTCGAGGACGCGCTGGCCGAGCTGGAGCGGTCCCGATGA
- a CDS encoding molybdopterin-dependent oxidoreductase, which produces MRRRPLAALTGLLAAAGGVCAAELTASLTRPAASPLVTIGGTVIDATPTPVKEYAVRTFGTYDKPLLITGIVVTLGLLAALVGVLATRHRTAAVAAIGLAAAAGAAAALTRPDAQPLDALPALLAGGVTAALLMWLIMRLPGSAEPAASSVPVPAGPADQPAGAMVTPESGQPPGGTPPAVTQRRRFLIAAGTTSLGIVAGATGTALLRRHGTEAADAVREAITLPAPADPAPPAQTTPGFYTPTEDFYRVDIALTLPRIDPRAWSLTIGGMVDRPARLSFDDLLKLPLIERDLTLNCVSNEVGGPYIGTARWLGVPLATLLRAAGVQAGADQVVARAADGITIGTPAAAVLDGRDAMLALAMNGQPLPAEHGFPARMITPGLYGYVGAAKWITSLELATFAGFDAYWVQRGWAAQAPVKTASRIDRPTPLARLTPGPVAVAGVAWAQRRGISAVQVQVDDAPWRPARLLPTSSTDTWVQWVYDWAATPGNHTLRVRAVDGTGVMQAERRAAPFPDGATGWHTRLFTVDATRPPG; this is translated from the coding sequence ATGCGCCGCCGCCCACTCGCCGCCCTGACCGGCCTGCTCGCGGCCGCCGGTGGCGTCTGCGCCGCCGAGCTGACCGCCTCGCTCACCCGCCCGGCGGCCTCGCCGCTGGTCACCATCGGCGGCACCGTCATCGACGCCACTCCGACGCCCGTCAAGGAGTACGCGGTACGGACCTTCGGCACCTACGACAAACCGCTGCTCATCACCGGCATCGTGGTGACCCTCGGGCTGCTGGCCGCGCTGGTCGGCGTACTGGCGACGCGCCACCGCACCGCCGCCGTCGCCGCCATCGGCCTGGCCGCCGCCGCAGGCGCCGCGGCCGCACTGACCCGCCCCGACGCGCAGCCCCTGGACGCCCTGCCCGCCCTGCTCGCCGGAGGTGTGACGGCAGCCCTGCTCATGTGGCTGATCATGCGGTTGCCCGGGTCCGCCGAGCCGGCCGCGTCATCCGTGCCCGTGCCTGCCGGACCCGCCGACCAGCCGGCCGGTGCCATGGTCACGCCGGAGTCAGGTCAGCCGCCAGGCGGCACACCGCCCGCCGTGACCCAGCGGCGGCGCTTCCTCATCGCCGCCGGTACGACGTCGCTCGGCATCGTCGCGGGCGCGACCGGGACGGCGCTGCTGCGGCGGCACGGCACCGAGGCCGCCGACGCGGTCCGGGAGGCCATCACTCTGCCCGCCCCGGCCGATCCCGCACCACCCGCACAGACCACGCCCGGCTTCTACACCCCGACGGAGGACTTCTACCGCGTCGACATCGCGCTGACCCTGCCGCGTATCGATCCGCGTGCCTGGTCGCTGACGATCGGCGGCATGGTCGACCGGCCCGCCCGGCTCAGCTTCGACGACCTGCTCAAGCTGCCGCTCATCGAGCGCGACCTCACGCTCAACTGCGTGTCCAACGAGGTCGGCGGCCCGTACATCGGCACGGCCCGCTGGCTCGGTGTCCCGTTGGCCACACTGCTGCGGGCCGCGGGTGTGCAGGCCGGCGCCGACCAGGTCGTCGCCCGCGCCGCCGACGGCATCACCATCGGCACCCCGGCCGCGGCGGTCCTCGACGGCCGCGACGCGATGCTCGCCCTGGCCATGAACGGGCAGCCCCTGCCCGCGGAGCACGGCTTCCCCGCCCGCATGATCACCCCGGGCCTGTACGGGTACGTCGGCGCGGCCAAGTGGATCACCTCACTCGAGCTGGCCACCTTCGCCGGGTTCGACGCGTACTGGGTGCAGCGCGGCTGGGCCGCTCAGGCGCCCGTCAAGACCGCGTCGCGGATCGACCGGCCCACCCCGCTGGCGCGGCTGACCCCCGGCCCGGTGGCCGTCGCCGGGGTCGCGTGGGCGCAGCGGCGCGGCATCAGCGCCGTGCAGGTCCAGGTCGACGACGCCCCGTGGCGTCCGGCCCGGCTGCTGCCGACGTCGTCCACCGACACCTGGGTCCAGTGGGTGTACGACTGGGCGGCCACCCCCGGCAACCACACCCTGCGGGTACGCGCCGTCGACGGCACCGGGGTGATGCAGGCCGAGCGCCGGGCCGCGCCGTTTCCCGACGGCGCGACGGGCTGGCACACGCGGCTGTTCACCGTGGACGCCACCCGGCCGCCGGGCTGA
- a CDS encoding fasciclin domain-containing protein, protein MYGKRKLTALAAAATFAFSLALTACGSGGAMTAMPAAAGDGTFGPACAGLPADPADPGSLEAMGRQPVATAASGNPQLTTLVAAVQQVGLVDTLNNAEAVTVFAPVNGAFAKIPKADLDKVLADQDMLKKILTYHVVAGKIAPGQLAGTHKTLEGQDLTVSGSGSDFKVNGTSAIVCGNIPTRNATVYLVDSVLMPS, encoded by the coding sequence ATGTACGGCAAGAGGAAGCTCACCGCGCTGGCCGCCGCTGCCACCTTCGCGTTCTCGCTGGCGCTCACCGCCTGCGGCAGCGGCGGCGCGATGACGGCGATGCCCGCCGCGGCCGGAGACGGCACCTTCGGGCCGGCCTGCGCCGGCCTGCCGGCCGACCCGGCCGACCCCGGCAGCCTGGAGGCGATGGGCCGGCAGCCCGTCGCCACCGCGGCGTCGGGCAACCCGCAGCTGACCACCCTGGTCGCCGCGGTGCAGCAGGTGGGCCTGGTGGACACGCTCAACAACGCCGAAGCGGTCACCGTGTTCGCGCCCGTCAACGGCGCGTTCGCCAAGATCCCGAAGGCCGACCTGGACAAGGTGCTGGCCGACCAGGACATGCTCAAGAAGATCCTGACCTACCACGTGGTGGCGGGGAAGATCGCGCCCGGGCAGCTGGCCGGCACCCACAAGACCCTGGAGGGCCAGGACCTCACCGTCAGCGGCAGCGGCAGCGACTTCAAGGTCAACGGGACCTCGGCGATCGTGTGCGGCAACATCCCGACCCGCAACGCCACCGTCTACCTCGTCGACAGCGTCCTGATGCCGTCCTGA
- a CDS encoding DUF4437 domain-containing protein — MRPHVELVDEKDLIWHLAEFQHASGTAEQRNLSYDEEDGSASLKVRFTGDWTRPAGVHQADTEWYVLSGQVTIGDTVLGPDGYWTAPAGVLTPPLSVTAGTEILLFREHGDWHFERADASLDTVREDQRLIVLDTAQMPWIDVRDGSPMRFDLGGTPVPGLYIKLLHRDAKTGFYTRLIKAKPGWREVPMAHHPCSEEAYCLDGGFDYNYGKMWPGTYFWRPPLIRHGDFTADAETGCTWIVRSDSDLVDWYTDNARVVMQGDATNWGEGYPHSAAPRFVEPVRSRSIGRWADPGYQ, encoded by the coding sequence GTGCGACCCCATGTCGAGCTCGTCGACGAGAAGGACCTGATCTGGCACCTGGCCGAGTTCCAGCACGCCAGCGGCACCGCCGAGCAGCGCAACCTCAGCTACGACGAGGAGGACGGCTCCGCCTCGCTCAAAGTCCGCTTCACCGGCGACTGGACCCGCCCGGCCGGCGTGCACCAGGCCGACACCGAGTGGTACGTCCTGTCCGGGCAGGTCACCATCGGTGACACCGTGCTCGGCCCGGACGGCTACTGGACCGCGCCCGCCGGTGTGCTCACCCCGCCGCTGTCGGTCACCGCGGGCACCGAGATCCTGCTGTTCCGCGAGCACGGCGACTGGCACTTCGAACGCGCCGACGCCTCGCTGGACACGGTGCGCGAAGACCAGCGGCTGATCGTGCTCGACACCGCGCAGATGCCCTGGATCGACGTGCGCGACGGCAGCCCGATGCGCTTCGACCTCGGCGGCACGCCCGTGCCCGGCCTCTACATCAAGCTGCTGCACCGCGACGCCAAGACCGGCTTCTACACCCGGCTCATCAAGGCCAAGCCCGGCTGGCGCGAGGTGCCGATGGCGCACCACCCGTGCAGCGAGGAGGCGTACTGCCTGGACGGCGGGTTCGACTACAACTACGGCAAGATGTGGCCGGGCACCTACTTCTGGCGGCCGCCGCTGATCCGCCACGGCGACTTCACCGCCGACGCCGAGACCGGCTGCACCTGGATCGTGCGCTCCGACAGCGACCTCGTCGACTGGTACACCGACAACGCCCGGGTCGTCATGCAGGGCGACGCCACGAACTGGGGCGAGGGCTACCCGCACAGCGCCGCACCGCGCTTCGTCGAGCCGGTGCGCTCCCGCTCCATCGGGCGCTGGGCCGACCCCGGCTACCAGTGA